A DNA window from Microcystis aeruginosa NIES-843 contains the following coding sequences:
- a CDS encoding type II toxin-antitoxin system RelE/ParE family toxin, with protein sequence MIQSFRCKHTRLLFEGGYPPRFRGFKDTAIRKLTQLDAAQTLEFLRSPPGNQLGALKGDRKEQYSIRINSQFRLCFIWTNNGPTDVEIVDYHS encoded by the coding sequence ATGATTCAATCTTTCCGATGCAAGCATACGCGATTACTTTTTGAAGGAGGATATCCGCCTCGTTTTCGCGGTTTCAAAGATACTGCTATTCGGAAGTTGACTCAATTAGATGCGGCTCAAACCTTAGAGTTTCTGCGCTCTCCACCAGGCAATCAACTTGGAGCTTTAAAAGGCGATAGAAAAGAACAATATAGTATTCGGATTAATTCTCAGTTTCGATTATGTTTTATCTGGACAAATAATGGACCTACTGATGTTGAAATTGTTGATTATCACTCATAA
- a CDS encoding DUF3536 domain-containing protein gives MTYLVENPSTTFYSYTDTGVDPLKTAHGVYITVHGHFYQPPRENPYLDRIERQPSAHPFHNWNERIHHECYRANAFARIYNDRGEVIKIVNNYEYLSFNIGATLMSWMQSHDPEVYQRILTADQKSCQRLNGHGNAIAQVYNHIILPLANKQDKYTQIRWGKADFQHRFGRDPEGMWLAETAIDLATVTALIDEGIKFTILAPSQALRCRPFPSDQDPHPQWHAVAGGQIDPTRPYRCYIPDGRYLDIFFYDGPISRDMGFNDVLASSDFLVGRLGQAIKGDHRPSQLISVATDGETFGHHKQGTEKCLSYAFTESFPKNGWTVTNFAHYLSICPPTWEVELKPVTAWSCVHGVNRWQDDCGCGGGGNYQQKWRKPLRESLNWLRDELIKVYEIQGQEFFRDPWQTRDDYIAVILDRSPDAIEHFLALHQSRHLSKSEKIDALRLLEMQRQALLMFTSCGWFFEEISRPEGTQILRYAGRALELAGEVAGIQLEMNFLSRLAFAPSNVKLYQDGADVYRQLVTSARVDLERVAAHYAISSLFTNYPSHHRIYCYNTRQLDYQKQAIGSLTLAVGQVELTSEITQESEHFVFAVLHLGGWDFYCCIQPFNGRLIYTNLKDHLFESLQQASVSTMIVEMGRGLGENFFALPHLFADERHRIMQKVTAETKKRLDQLYTQVYRDNYGILAAFQRDEIPVPQELQVAADIAISHRCLQVINALEKDFEQRQATENNLDQLLAIAKEANHLHCQLNIPEARQTLESLLWQSLGKLLHDGDPLTAEEDTRLITRLIEVSQQLKLGLSLDRSQELYYYYFHDRLVPNSLQSNSIDAACPWPMTQLKWLLLLGQVLKVDVSIWL, from the coding sequence ATGACTTATCTTGTTGAAAATCCTTCTACAACCTTTTATTCCTATACCGATACGGGGGTCGATCCCCTGAAAACCGCTCACGGAGTTTATATCACGGTTCACGGACATTTTTACCAACCACCGCGAGAAAATCCCTATCTAGACAGAATTGAACGGCAACCGAGCGCCCATCCCTTCCATAATTGGAATGAACGCATCCATCACGAGTGTTATCGTGCCAATGCTTTTGCGCGCATTTACAATGACCGGGGGGAAGTGATCAAAATAGTTAATAACTACGAATATCTCAGCTTTAACATCGGGGCCACCCTCATGTCATGGATGCAATCCCATGATCCCGAAGTTTACCAACGCATCCTGACAGCGGATCAAAAAAGTTGTCAACGCTTAAACGGTCATGGTAACGCCATCGCCCAGGTCTATAATCATATCATTCTGCCTCTAGCCAACAAACAGGACAAATACACCCAAATTCGCTGGGGAAAAGCCGATTTTCAGCACCGTTTCGGCCGGGATCCCGAAGGAATGTGGTTAGCGGAAACAGCCATTGATTTAGCCACAGTGACAGCTTTAATCGATGAGGGGATTAAATTCACCATTTTAGCCCCTTCCCAGGCCCTGCGCTGTCGTCCTTTCCCTAGCGACCAGGATCCTCATCCCCAATGGCACGCGGTGGCCGGAGGTCAAATCGATCCCACCCGTCCCTATCGCTGTTACATCCCCGATGGTCGCTATCTGGATATTTTCTTCTACGATGGTCCAATTTCTCGCGATATGGGCTTTAATGATGTCCTAGCCAGCAGTGATTTTCTCGTCGGTCGTCTGGGACAGGCAATTAAAGGGGATCATCGTCCCTCCCAGTTAATCAGCGTCGCTACCGATGGGGAAACCTTCGGCCACCACAAACAGGGGACAGAGAAGTGTCTTAGCTATGCTTTTACGGAATCTTTCCCTAAAAACGGCTGGACAGTCACCAATTTCGCCCATTATCTCAGTATTTGCCCCCCGACTTGGGAAGTGGAATTAAAACCCGTGACCGCTTGGAGTTGTGTCCATGGCGTAAATCGTTGGCAGGATGACTGTGGTTGCGGGGGAGGGGGAAATTACCAGCAAAAATGGCGTAAACCCCTGCGGGAGTCCCTAAATTGGCTCAGAGATGAGTTAATTAAGGTCTATGAGATTCAAGGACAGGAATTTTTCCGCGATCCTTGGCAGACAAGGGATGACTACATTGCAGTTATTTTAGATCGCTCCCCAGACGCGATCGAACATTTCCTCGCTTTGCATCAAAGTCGCCACCTGAGTAAAAGCGAGAAAATCGATGCTTTGCGTTTATTAGAAATGCAAAGACAGGCTTTATTGATGTTTACCAGTTGTGGCTGGTTTTTTGAGGAAATTTCTCGACCTGAAGGCACGCAAATTTTGAGATATGCTGGCCGGGCCCTGGAATTAGCTGGAGAAGTGGCTGGAATTCAATTAGAAATGAATTTCCTCAGTCGTCTAGCCTTCGCTCCCAGTAACGTTAAGTTATATCAAGATGGGGCTGATGTCTATCGACAATTGGTCACTTCTGCGCGGGTCGATTTGGAACGGGTGGCGGCCCATTACGCTATTAGTTCCCTATTTACCAATTATCCCAGTCATCATCGGATTTATTGTTACAATACCCGTCAATTAGATTATCAAAAACAAGCGATCGGGTCTTTAACTTTAGCAGTGGGACAGGTGGAATTAACCTCGGAAATTACCCAAGAAAGTGAACATTTTGTCTTTGCTGTTCTACATTTAGGAGGTTGGGATTTTTACTGCTGCATTCAACCTTTTAACGGTCGGTTAATCTATACCAATCTTAAGGATCATCTCTTTGAATCTTTACAACAGGCCAGTGTCTCGACCATGATCGTAGAAATGGGGCGCGGATTGGGAGAAAACTTTTTTGCTTTACCCCATCTTTTTGCCGATGAAAGACACCGGATAATGCAGAAAGTGACAGCAGAAACTAAAAAACGTCTCGATCAATTATACACCCAAGTTTATCGGGATAATTACGGCATTTTAGCGGCTTTCCAACGGGATGAGATTCCCGTACCTCAAGAGTTACAGGTGGCGGCCGATATTGCCATTTCTCACCGTTGTTTACAGGTGATTAATGCCCTAGAAAAAGATTTTGAGCAGCGGCAAGCGACGGAAAATAATCTCGATCAATTATTGGCTATTGCTAAGGAAGCCAATCATTTACACTGTCAATTAAACATCCCCGAAGCGCGTCAAACCTTAGAAAGTCTGCTCTGGCAATCTCTTGGGAAATTATTACACGATGGCGATCCTTTAACGGCGGAGGAGGATACTCGCCTAATCACCCGTTTAATTGAAGTTAGCCAACAATTAAAGCTAGGATTATCCCTCGATCGCTCTCAGGAATTATACTATTATTACTTCCATGATCGTTTAGTTCCTAATTCTTTGCAGTCCAATTCCATAGATGCTGCCTGTCCCTGGCCAATGACTCAATTAAAATGGTTATTACTATTAGGACAGGTGTTAAAAGTTGATGTGAGTATTTGGCTGTAA
- the hpsP gene encoding hormogonium polysaccharide biosynthesis glycosyltransferase HpsP — translation MKILQIVPSISLVYGGPSQMVLGLSAALAQLGQEVTIITTDSNGDTGQAPLDVPLGVPVSQNGYQIYYFRCSPFRRYKFSLDLFTWLANRAKDYDIAHIHALFSPVSSISASIARYRQLPYILRPLGTLDPADLQKKRQLKQIYANFLEKPNLAAAAAVHFTSQQECQIAERFNIKTKDIVIPLGVDFFDPQALPVNGFDLPQNKPIILYMSRLDPKKGLDLLLPSLESLLAKGLDFHFVLAGGNPQDREYENRIKNQIERSILGKNTTITGFVTGEVKNNLLARADLFVLPSYYENFGIAVAEAMAAGIPVVISDRVDLYPAVAAAAAGWVTACQLEDLTNTLATAITNPEIRQQRGKNARDLVLNQYSWSAIAEEMLTVYENLV, via the coding sequence ATGAAAATTCTTCAGATTGTTCCTTCGATTTCCCTTGTTTATGGTGGCCCCAGTCAAATGGTACTCGGTTTGTCAGCGGCCTTGGCCCAACTAGGCCAAGAGGTGACTATTATTACCACCGATTCCAATGGTGACACGGGACAAGCACCCCTAGATGTGCCTTTAGGGGTCCCTGTTAGTCAAAATGGCTATCAAATCTATTATTTTCGCTGTTCTCCCTTTCGCCGCTATAAATTTTCCCTTGATCTGTTTACTTGGTTGGCTAATAGGGCAAAAGATTACGATATCGCCCATATTCATGCCTTATTCTCCCCAGTGAGCAGTATATCGGCTTCGATCGCTCGTTACCGTCAACTGCCCTATATTCTCCGTCCCCTAGGCACCCTCGATCCGGCAGATTTGCAAAAAAAACGGCAACTTAAACAAATATATGCCAATTTTCTGGAAAAACCCAATTTAGCGGCGGCGGCGGCAGTTCATTTTACCAGTCAGCAGGAGTGTCAAATCGCCGAAAGATTTAATATAAAAACTAAGGATATTGTCATCCCCCTAGGGGTAGATTTTTTTGACCCACAAGCTCTACCGGTAAACGGTTTTGATCTTCCCCAAAATAAACCGATCATCCTCTATATGTCCCGTCTTGACCCGAAAAAAGGTCTAGATTTATTGCTGCCCAGTTTAGAAAGTCTGTTAGCAAAGGGCCTAGATTTTCATTTTGTCTTAGCAGGAGGCAATCCCCAGGATCGGGAGTACGAAAATCGCATTAAAAATCAGATCGAGCGGTCAATCTTGGGCAAAAATACAACAATTACCGGATTTGTGACCGGAGAAGTAAAAAATAACCTCCTCGCTAGGGCCGATTTATTTGTTTTACCTTCCTACTATGAAAATTTTGGCATCGCAGTGGCAGAAGCTATGGCTGCCGGAATTCCCGTGGTTATCTCCGACCGGGTGGATCTATATCCTGCGGTAGCAGCAGCGGCTGCGGGATGGGTGACAGCTTGTCAGCTTGAGGATTTAACTAATACTTTGGCAACGGCTATCACTAATCCTGAAATTCGCCAACAACGAGGGAAAAATGCCAGGGATTTAGTCTTAAATCAATACAGTTGGTCAGCGATCGCTGAAGAGATGCTAACCGTCTATGAAAATCTAGTCTGA
- the trpB gene encoding tryptophan synthase subunit beta gives MTITPIYAASAGTATQYPDAFGRFGRYGGKYVPETLMPALSELETAYNQYQDDPDFQEELNQLLKDYVGRPSPLYFAERLTAHYAKADGTGAQIYLKREDLNHTGAHKINNALGQVLLAKRMGKKRIIAETGAGQHGVATATVCARFGLECVIYMGIHDMERQELNVFRMRLLGATVQPVAAGTGTLKDATSEAIRDWVTNVETTHYILGSVAGPHPYPMMVRDFHAVIGQETRQQSLEKWGGLPDILLACVGGGSNAMGLFHEFVKEASVRLIGVEAAGESIASGKHAATLTQGQPGVLHGAMSYLLQDSEGQVIEAHSISAGLDYPGVGPEHSFLKDSGRAEYYSVTDREALEAFQRVSRLEGIIPALETAHALAYLETLCPQVTGSPRIVINFSGRGDKDVQSVAKYLSMNG, from the coding sequence ATGACTATCACGCCGATTTATGCCGCCTCAGCCGGCACAGCAACCCAGTATCCCGATGCTTTTGGGCGTTTTGGACGCTACGGGGGCAAATACGTCCCGGAAACCCTGATGCCAGCCTTAAGTGAACTAGAAACGGCCTATAATCAGTATCAAGACGACCCCGATTTTCAAGAAGAATTAAATCAACTGCTCAAGGATTACGTCGGTAGACCCAGTCCCTTATATTTTGCCGAACGTCTCACCGCCCATTATGCCAAAGCTGACGGCACTGGGGCGCAAATTTACCTGAAACGGGAAGATTTAAACCATACCGGGGCCCACAAGATTAATAACGCCCTCGGTCAGGTTTTATTAGCCAAACGCATGGGTAAAAAGCGAATTATCGCCGAAACCGGGGCAGGACAGCACGGCGTGGCCACCGCTACGGTTTGCGCTCGTTTTGGTCTAGAATGCGTGATTTATATGGGAATTCACGACATGGAACGCCAGGAACTCAATGTTTTCCGCATGAGACTGCTTGGGGCGACGGTGCAACCCGTGGCCGCCGGGACAGGAACCCTGAAAGATGCCACCTCGGAAGCGATTCGCGACTGGGTAACGAATGTGGAAACCACTCACTACATCCTTGGTTCTGTGGCAGGTCCCCATCCCTATCCGATGATGGTGCGCGATTTTCACGCGGTTATCGGTCAAGAAACTCGTCAGCAAAGTCTGGAAAAATGGGGCGGTTTACCGGATATTCTCCTCGCTTGTGTGGGGGGTGGTTCTAATGCTATGGGTTTATTTCATGAGTTTGTTAAAGAAGCTTCCGTGCGTTTAATTGGTGTTGAGGCCGCCGGGGAAAGTATCGCTTCCGGAAAACACGCCGCCACCCTTACCCAAGGTCAACCGGGGGTTCTACATGGAGCAATGAGTTATTTATTACAAGATAGCGAAGGTCAAGTTATCGAGGCCCACTCCATTAGTGCCGGTTTAGATTATCCCGGAGTCGGGCCAGAACATAGCTTTTTAAAAGATAGTGGTCGCGCCGAATATTACAGTGTCACTGACCGGGAAGCATTAGAAGCTTTTCAAAGAGTTTCCCGTTTAGAAGGGATTATTCCGGCCCTAGAAACTGCCCACGCTTTAGCCTATTTAGAAACTCTTTGCCCGCAAGTAACTGGTAGTCCTCGCATTGTTATTAATTTCTCTGGACGGGGTGATAAAGATGTGCAATCGGTGGCTAAATATTTATCGATGAATGGTTAA
- a CDS encoding HigA family addiction module antitoxin, which translates to MNNRPINQMRPVHPGEILREDFLIPLNMSVNALALALKVPASRIHEIVKERRSVSADTAARLARYFGGDAASWLNLQVIYDLKTLSNREEIIQQIQPRISEQIA; encoded by the coding sequence ATGAATAACCGTCCTATTAATCAAATGCGACCCGTTCACCCGGGAGAAATTCTGCGGGAAGATTTTTTGATTCCTCTAAATATGAGCGTGAATGCTTTAGCTTTAGCCTTGAAGGTTCCTGCATCTCGTATTCATGAAATTGTTAAAGAACGTCGTTCTGTTTCGGCTGATACGGCAGCAAGATTAGCCCGCTATTTTGGCGGGGATGCTGCTTCCTGGCTCAATCTTCAAGTAATTTATGATCTGAAGACTTTATCTAACCGTGAGGAGATTATTCAGCAAATTCAGCCCCGTATTTCCGAACAAATTGCCTGA